The following coding sequences are from one Methanohalophilus halophilus window:
- the dnaG gene encoding DNA primase DnaG has translation MQSTDTTKYIIHSKINADGVIERPDIVGAIFGQTEGLLGSDLDLRDLQKTGRIGRIEVVVSTKGGKTKGNIHIPSSLDRIETSILAASLETIDRVGPCSANIEVSNIEDVRATKRKHIVERAKFILTGMFDANLPESQEIADEVRQSVRVEEMQFFGKNKNIPCGPNVVDSDAIVVVEGRADVLNLLRYGIKNAICVGGTNVPPEVAELTRKKTVTAFTDGDRGGKLIIKELLQVADIDYVARAPDGKTVEDLVQREIIRALRQKVPVEQAMEAYSIDIPAEKAKPPSSSGPKKGGRIARVPKREKRVKPDRARNPAAKIKKISEPPIKKEKPKPSRTKPTPSQHPVLKRLSPHSESLAGTLGARLLDQDDKVVNETPVRDLVNTLKNSEENVKSVVFDGVVTQRILDIASNKGIDTLIGVKKGNITKSPANVKVYTSA, from the coding sequence ATGCAAAGTACTGATACAACAAAGTATATCATTCATTCAAAAATCAATGCTGACGGGGTGATAGAACGCCCTGATATTGTAGGAGCTATCTTCGGGCAGACCGAAGGTTTGCTGGGGTCTGATCTTGATCTGCGTGATCTCCAGAAGACCGGCAGGATAGGCAGGATCGAGGTCGTTGTAAGCACCAAGGGTGGAAAGACCAAGGGCAACATACACATTCCTTCCAGTCTGGACAGGATCGAGACATCAATCCTCGCAGCATCCCTGGAAACCATTGACAGGGTGGGTCCCTGTTCTGCGAATATCGAAGTTAGCAATATAGAGGATGTGCGTGCGACCAAACGCAAACACATAGTTGAAAGGGCCAAGTTCATTCTCACAGGTATGTTCGATGCCAACCTGCCAGAATCCCAGGAAATCGCTGACGAAGTACGTCAATCCGTACGTGTCGAAGAGATGCAGTTCTTTGGCAAGAATAAGAATATCCCCTGCGGTCCCAATGTAGTTGATTCCGATGCCATTGTAGTGGTAGAAGGACGTGCTGATGTCCTGAACCTGCTGCGCTATGGTATTAAGAATGCTATCTGTGTGGGTGGTACCAATGTTCCTCCCGAGGTCGCAGAACTTACCCGGAAAAAGACCGTAACCGCATTTACCGATGGTGACAGAGGAGGCAAGCTCATTATCAAGGAACTGCTGCAGGTAGCAGATATCGATTATGTGGCACGTGCCCCGGATGGTAAAACGGTTGAGGACCTTGTACAGCGGGAAATCATACGTGCTCTTCGCCAGAAAGTACCGGTAGAACAGGCCATGGAAGCCTATTCTATCGATATACCTGCTGAAAAAGCCAAACCACCCAGCTCTTCAGGTCCTAAAAAAGGTGGCCGTATCGCCAGGGTTCCAAAACGTGAGAAAAGGGTCAAACCCGATCGTGCCAGGAATCCCGCTGCCAAAATTAAAAAGATTTCCGAGCCACCTATCAAAAAAGAAAAACCTAAACCTTCCAGGACAAAACCTACGCCATCGCAACATCCCGTTCTGAAACGTTTAAGTCCTCATTCGGAATCTCTTGCAGGTACCCTGGGAGCACGCCTGCTTGACCAGGATGATAAAGTTGTCAATGAAACACCTGTACGTGATCTTGTGAATACGTTGAAAAATTCAGAAGAGAATGTGAAAAGTGTGGTATTTGATGGTGTTGTTACCCAGCGTATACTGGACATAGCATCCAACAAAGGGATCGATACCCTGATAGGCGTGAAAAAAGGCAATATCACCAAAAGTCCTGCAAACGTAAAAGTTTACACGTCTGCCTGA
- a CDS encoding TRM11 family SAM-dependent methyltransferase — protein MRYAFELSGDHEEIAADEALTCLVTDGLKPVYTQHYDHCLVVELEEQDAEIRLKKIAGKLAMCHHILRVAFICNNEPETIISSAENCDIKTHLSAGQTFVVRARKVNHHTTVEGSYLEQKVGGAVFRKGYRANLNQPNITLRLILTEKCVCGSVIASIDRKAFHARAPHKKPFFYPGVLMPITARALVNLAGVNKDTRLLDPFCGTGGILVEAAMLGSKIIGLEARNEIIQGAKLNLEYFGGNYNLLQGDACKLPLKNSCIGSVITDPPYGRSAMIKAESIRHLYEESFGEMYRVLKPGSKAVIVSEMDIKRISLDAGFTILKQYSQRIHRSLTRNITILQKNNQ, from the coding sequence ATGCGCTACGCTTTTGAATTATCCGGGGATCATGAAGAAATCGCTGCAGACGAGGCTCTGACCTGTCTGGTTACCGATGGCCTCAAGCCGGTATACACGCAGCATTATGACCATTGCCTTGTGGTGGAACTTGAAGAGCAGGATGCTGAAATTAGGTTGAAAAAAATCGCCGGAAAACTGGCCATGTGCCATCATATCCTGCGCGTTGCTTTCATCTGCAATAATGAACCCGAAACCATTATTTCCAGTGCAGAAAACTGCGACATAAAAACCCATCTTTCTGCGGGCCAAACATTTGTAGTGCGGGCCCGGAAGGTCAATCACCATACTACCGTGGAAGGCTCCTATCTGGAACAGAAGGTAGGTGGAGCTGTTTTCAGGAAAGGTTACAGGGCCAATCTCAACCAACCCAATATTACCCTGCGGCTCATACTGACCGAAAAATGCGTGTGTGGTTCTGTCATTGCATCCATAGACCGCAAGGCTTTCCATGCACGTGCACCCCACAAGAAACCCTTTTTCTATCCCGGGGTACTCATGCCCATCACAGCCCGGGCTCTGGTAAATCTTGCAGGGGTAAACAAAGATACCAGACTGCTGGATCCGTTTTGTGGTACTGGCGGCATACTTGTGGAAGCGGCCATGCTGGGGTCAAAGATAATCGGCCTAGAAGCACGCAATGAGATCATACAGGGAGCAAAATTGAACCTGGAATATTTCGGAGGGAATTATAACCTGTTGCAGGGTGACGCCTGTAAATTACCCCTCAAAAACAGCTGTATTGGTTCAGTGATCACCGATCCTCCTTATGGCAGGTCAGCCATGATCAAGGCAGAATCCATCCGGCATTTATACGAGGAATCTTTCGGAGAAATGTACAGGGTTCTCAAACCGGGCAGTAAAGCAGTGATCGTATCAGAGATGGATATTAAGAGGATCTCACTGGATGCAGGATTTACCATATTGAAACAATACAGCCAGAGAATACACAGAAGCCTGACCCGCAATATTACAATTTTGCAAAAAAATAATCAGTAA
- a CDS encoding M48 metallopeptidase family protein: protein MMQLHIRDAVIDYDIVHRPVKYARLEFKDGMLRVIVPKGYGNAAGFIEQNTDWIYNKHLHLQRIIALAGEKRLERRRADPHFYSLVESIVQRLQSELEVEVRDLTFRKMKRKWASCSSHKKLVFNRHMRYLPHNLIEYIVYHELLHLIEFRHNKKFWNLVEARYPQRQKYDLELAAYWHLIKKAFY from the coding sequence ATGATGCAGTTACATATCCGGGATGCTGTAATAGATTATGATATAGTTCACCGTCCAGTCAAATACGCAAGGCTGGAGTTTAAGGACGGAATGTTGCGGGTGATCGTTCCCAAAGGATATGGCAACGCTGCAGGCTTTATCGAGCAAAATACAGACTGGATTTATAACAAACATCTGCATTTGCAGCGAATTATTGCTCTAGCCGGCGAAAAGAGATTAGAAAGAAGACGCGCAGATCCTCATTTTTATAGTTTGGTGGAAAGCATTGTACAAAGGCTGCAAAGTGAATTGGAAGTGGAAGTCAGGGATTTAACTTTCAGGAAAATGAAGAGGAAATGGGCCAGCTGCAGCAGTCACAAAAAACTTGTTTTCAACCGGCATATGAGGTATCTGCCGCATAATCTGATAGAATATATTGTGTATCACGAGCTTTTGCACCTTATCGAATTCAGGCATAATAAAAAATTCTGGAACCTGGTAGAAGCCAGATATCCGCAACGGCAAAAGTATGATCTGGAACTTGCAGCATACTGGCATCTTATTAAAAAGGCATTTTACTGA
- the truA gene encoding tRNA pseudouridine(38-40) synthase TruA, whose product MRVALKIAYIGSSYRGSQVQPGVSTVEGKLLEALQSLEIIEDPSSARFVSAGRTDTGVHAMGQVVAFDTDKPKLAIPRVINSKLPGDIWAWSRAEVDSDFHPRRYARNRTYRYITPSMGADISKIRAACSILEGSHDFANFCFRDNGRSTIRRIEKIDVRLAGNLLRIDITANSFLWKMIRKIVTVLLLVGSGARDLEWLENMLDPASYEEGIKPAKPYGLILTDVNYGDSVQWFDDGYSMRRSRERIEDYLVYHQVLAEVMDQFLPKEKKAE is encoded by the coding sequence ATGAGAGTTGCTCTCAAAATCGCTTATATTGGCTCTTCATATCGTGGTTCTCAGGTGCAGCCCGGAGTCTCCACCGTGGAAGGGAAACTTTTAGAGGCCCTGCAGTCCCTTGAGATTATCGAGGATCCTTCCTCTGCCAGGTTTGTAAGTGCCGGGCGTACGGATACCGGAGTACATGCCATGGGACAGGTGGTGGCTTTTGATACCGATAAACCCAAGCTGGCCATTCCCAGAGTGATCAATTCCAAATTACCCGGGGATATATGGGCGTGGTCCCGTGCTGAAGTTGACAGTGATTTTCATCCCAGAAGGTATGCCAGAAATCGTACCTATCGCTATATAACACCTTCAATGGGTGCCGATATTTCAAAAATAAGAGCCGCTTGCAGCATCCTTGAAGGAAGTCATGATTTTGCTAATTTTTGTTTCAGGGATAACGGACGCAGTACCATTCGCAGAATCGAGAAGATTGATGTGAGACTTGCCGGCAACCTGCTCAGGATCGATATCACGGCCAACAGTTTCCTGTGGAAAATGATTCGCAAGATTGTAACTGTCCTGTTGCTTGTGGGCAGTGGTGCCAGGGATCTGGAATGGCTGGAAAACATGCTGGACCCTGCTTCCTATGAAGAGGGTATCAAACCTGCAAAACCCTATGGGCTTATCCTGACAGATGTGAATTATGGAGATTCGGTCCAATGGTTTGATGACGGTTACTCCATGCGTCGTTCCCGTGAACGAATAGAGGATTATCTTGTTTATCACCAGGTGTTAGCCGAGGTAATGGACCAGTTTTTGCCTAAAGAAAAAAAGGCTGAATGA
- a CDS encoding ArsR/SmtB family transcription factor, which produces MENDDNTEKVLVLPLNEDSRKITQTLSSEKSLKILELLARQPMSATSIAEELDMPLTTIKYNLDGLLESELIQVKETKWSRKGREIKIYEPMQKMIVVVPGSSKTDRSSILGMLRKYVAMAGAALFAALGIEYLREFEPLGQTMPPVGPAVMSEMPPDNTSNDTALFAAKAPANATTEAARAAGESAGAGDASSLISADILSHIGVWFFLGCLFIIAVLALWEMYNRKKV; this is translated from the coding sequence ATGGAAAACGATGACAATACGGAAAAAGTATTGGTTTTACCTTTAAATGAAGATTCACGTAAAATCACCCAGACCCTTTCCAGTGAGAAATCCCTGAAGATTCTGGAATTGCTCGCAAGACAGCCCATGTCTGCAACTTCGATAGCCGAAGAGCTTGATATGCCCCTTACCACTATCAAGTACAATCTGGATGGCTTGCTGGAAAGCGAACTCATACAGGTAAAGGAGACCAAATGGAGTCGCAAGGGCAGGGAGATCAAGATATATGAACCCATGCAGAAAATGATCGTGGTAGTTCCGGGTAGCAGCAAAACCGATCGCTCCAGTATCCTCGGCATGCTGCGCAAATATGTGGCAATGGCAGGAGCAGCTCTCTTTGCAGCATTGGGTATTGAATATCTCAGGGAGTTTGAACCTCTGGGACAGACCATGCCACCGGTTGGACCTGCGGTGATGTCTGAGATGCCGCCAGACAATACCAGCAATGATACGGCCCTTTTTGCTGCCAAAGCCCCTGCAAACGCAACCACAGAAGCTGCCAGGGCAGCCGGTGAATCTGCAGGTGCAGGAGATGCCAGCAGTCTAATATCTGCGGATATCCTCTCTCATATAGGTGTATGGTTCTTCTTAGGATGCCTGTTTATAATAGCAGTACTTGCGTTGTGGGAAATGTATAATAGGAAAAAGGTATAA
- a CDS encoding sensor histidine kinase, with translation MELMLEQKEAKNRNLNEQMSSYLIAMDSIYTLSSYDRKEDIINHTKEFFAMMCLPENLCYFEAHNTKAQSCMHLTDFQRKEVIAFLKSNEYYKIAPSKKSFCFKLTLQDGDEGIFVLENITYQNRLHEFLNLTLSIRSVLTLILENIARQDELVTSHNLLADANDMLKVINKILRHDLANNLGAIKMSLEMNETRPNPKYIQISKKAVDRSFEKINDMKGLENIISTGKNLDCYEVKEIIEKIAGTDIEMDISIDGRCKVLADNALSSVFENIIKNAIAHGKANKMKIKMEPSGKYCHISIEDNGTGIPDKIKTKIFKEGFTEGGYSNSGLGLYISKKVIERYGGHIAVKDNTPHGAKFILDIPSTK, from the coding sequence ATGGAATTAATGCTTGAGCAAAAGGAAGCAAAAAATCGCAACCTAAACGAGCAAATGTCCTCTTACTTGATAGCAATGGACTCAATCTATACTCTCTCCTCATATGATCGCAAAGAGGACATTATAAATCATACAAAAGAATTCTTTGCAATGATGTGCCTGCCCGAAAACCTATGTTATTTTGAGGCACATAACACAAAGGCACAAAGTTGCATGCATCTTACTGATTTCCAGAGAAAGGAAGTTATAGCTTTTCTTAAGAGCAATGAATATTACAAAATAGCCCCATCGAAAAAGAGTTTCTGTTTCAAGTTAACTTTACAGGACGGTGATGAAGGGATATTTGTTCTTGAAAATATAACTTATCAGAATCGTTTACATGAATTCTTGAATTTAACATTGAGCATTCGCAGCGTGCTTACACTAATACTGGAGAATATTGCCAGGCAGGATGAGTTGGTAACGTCACATAATTTACTTGCCGATGCAAATGATATGTTGAAAGTAATTAACAAGATTTTGCGTCATGACCTGGCTAATAATCTGGGTGCCATTAAAATGTCCCTGGAGATGAATGAAACCAGGCCTAATCCAAAATACATCCAAATTTCCAAAAAAGCTGTTGACCGCAGTTTTGAAAAAATCAATGACATGAAAGGACTTGAAAACATTATCAGCACCGGGAAAAACCTTGACTGTTATGAAGTGAAGGAAATTATAGAAAAAATTGCAGGTACAGATATTGAGATGGATATTTCCATTGATGGCAGATGCAAGGTTCTGGCAGATAATGCGTTATCCTCTGTTTTTGAAAATATAATAAAAAATGCAATTGCTCATGGTAAAGCCAATAAAATGAAGATAAAAATGGAACCTTCCGGGAAGTATTGTCATATTTCCATAGAGGATAATGGCACAGGGATCCCCGATAAAATTAAGACAAAAATTTTTAAGGAAGGATTTACTGAGGGCGGATATAGCAATTCTGGATTGGGCCTGTATATCTCAAAAAAGGTTATAGAAAGGTATGGAGGCCACATTGCAGTAAAGGATAATACACCACATGGAGCAAAATTCATCCTGGATATTCCTTCTACAAAATGA
- a CDS encoding CBS domain-containing protein, translated as MSEDAVYLHESDTVTHARQLMRDYFLRGIPVVNDNGKVLGMITDQDILKVASTKSNVTVAGFVSPVPQITPETDIYKAASLLLEAKLERCPVVKSTIEQNLAGIVSNTDLLGKMVSRDLSKSVREIMTSPVTTCTPKDNIGEIWAAMLENDYTGLPVISKKNKLMGMVTRRDLIKSGFARIGVREKNGSIHNQPVEKVMSTPAYSIKQDTSVKECTEKVLHYDIGRLTVAVEDKPVGIVDRSDLLRAYTE; from the coding sequence ATGTCAGAGGACGCAGTGTATCTGCACGAAAGTGACACTGTGACCCATGCTCGCCAGTTGATGAGAGATTATTTCCTAAGGGGAATTCCTGTTGTGAATGACAATGGGAAGGTTTTGGGAATGATCACTGATCAGGATATTTTGAAAGTGGCATCCACAAAATCAAATGTCACTGTTGCCGGTTTTGTGAGCCCGGTCCCACAGATAACACCTGAGACTGATATTTACAAGGCCGCTTCCTTGCTACTGGAAGCAAAACTTGAAAGATGTCCCGTGGTTAAAAGTACCATTGAACAAAACCTGGCAGGAATTGTAAGCAATACCGATCTTCTTGGCAAAATGGTGAGTCGGGATTTATCAAAATCTGTCAGGGAGATCATGACGTCTCCTGTCACCACATGCACACCGAAAGATAACATCGGGGAAATCTGGGCTGCTATGCTTGAAAATGATTATACAGGCCTGCCTGTGATCTCAAAGAAAAATAAACTGATGGGCATGGTTACCAGGAGAGACCTGATAAAATCGGGGTTTGCACGTATCGGTGTCAGGGAAAAAAACGGCAGCATACACAATCAGCCAGTTGAGAAAGTAATGTCAACACCTGCCTACAGCATCAAACAGGATACATCTGTGAAAGAATGTACAGAAAAAGTCCTGCATTATGATATCGGCAGATTAACAGTGGCTGTTGAAGACAAACCCGTAGGCATTGTAGACAGAAGCGACCTGCTCAGGGCCTATACCGAATAA
- a CDS encoding RNA 2'-phosphotransferase: protein MIRKCEEHGYFRGEECPRCGERGKFMLDDEHEMRLGRFVSGVLRHFPDDVGLDMDAQGWIELDAFCEAMKKRYKWAGKMRLVSLVESDPKQRYEIDDSFIRARYGHSIDVDLDYPLYDSDVLYYGVSQEEVDMLLENGIKPYRQTYIHLSNTSQRARQAASVHTDNPVILEIDAESAAKDGYEFLCANDEIVLSKEILPEYIKIAGE from the coding sequence ATGATCCGAAAGTGTGAAGAACACGGCTATTTCCGTGGTGAGGAATGCCCCCGGTGCGGGGAAAGAGGTAAATTTATGCTCGATGATGAGCATGAGATGAGGCTGGGACGTTTCGTTTCCGGTGTCCTCAGGCATTTTCCGGATGATGTAGGGCTGGATATGGATGCCCAGGGTTGGATCGAGCTTGATGCTTTTTGTGAGGCAATGAAAAAACGGTATAAGTGGGCAGGCAAGATGCGTCTGGTGTCCCTTGTGGAATCTGATCCCAAACAGAGATATGAAATTGATGACTCTTTTATACGTGCCCGCTATGGCCATTCTATAGATGTGGATCTTGATTATCCCCTGTATGATTCTGATGTACTCTATTATGGGGTCAGTCAGGAAGAGGTTGATATGCTTCTGGAAAACGGTATCAAACCTTACAGGCAGACCTATATTCATCTGAGTAATACCAGCCAGCGTGCAAGACAGGCGGCTTCGGTGCATACCGATAATCCGGTGATACTTGAGATAGATGCAGAAAGTGCTGCAAAAGATGGATATGAGTTCCTCTGTGCCAACGACGAGATAGTACTCAGCAAAGAAATTTTACCCGAATACATAAAAATTGCAGGCGAATAA
- a CDS encoding YunC family protein, whose amino-acid sequence MIIEQIKLENGTAQGLKWELENASLLLIKADMGYVMCGYLNMETADKLEDVAAVVSGVDSFEDVLQAPVKSVSKKALDVGIEEGMTGRQVLEKMF is encoded by the coding sequence ATGATAATAGAACAGATCAAACTGGAAAATGGTACGGCACAGGGCCTCAAATGGGAACTGGAAAACGCTTCCTTGCTCCTGATCAAAGCCGATATGGGTTATGTGATGTGTGGTTACCTCAATATGGAAACTGCAGACAAACTGGAGGATGTGGCTGCTGTGGTAAGCGGTGTGGACAGTTTTGAGGATGTACTGCAGGCCCCCGTAAAATCCGTGAGCAAAAAAGCCCTCGATGTCGGAATTGAGGAAGGTATGACCGGCAGACAGGTTCTTGAAAAGATGTTCTGA
- a CDS encoding cobalamin B12-binding domain-containing protein: MDRLNKDKALDFENALLEFDRVHAEQILEGALSENNTFQVIDEIVSPALTRIGTSWDTGEIALSQNYMAGRIAEQLMDEILPAESPERIDHPKIAITTLGDYHMLGKKVVTSMLRSTGHSIKEYDNMDLIEKLN; the protein is encoded by the coding sequence ATGGATCGTTTAAACAAAGATAAAGCTCTTGATTTTGAAAATGCATTACTTGAATTTGATCGCGTGCATGCTGAACAGATACTTGAAGGCGCCCTGTCAGAAAATAATACTTTTCAGGTAATCGATGAAATTGTGTCTCCTGCCCTAACAAGAATCGGGACCTCCTGGGATACAGGTGAAATTGCCCTTTCCCAGAATTATATGGCAGGCAGAATTGCAGAACAACTTATGGACGAAATTTTACCTGCCGAAAGTCCTGAAAGAATTGATCACCCCAAAATAGCCATAACTACACTTGGCGATTATCACATGCTGGGTAAAAAGGTTGTTACTTCAATGCTGCGATCAACGGGACATTCGATTAAAGAATATGATAACATGGACCTCATTGAGAAACTCAATTAA
- a CDS encoding OB-fold nucleic acid binding domain-containing protein: MDDIDTVYEKLEGIISREEFEAKVEEKIEEMHNLCDVQTAALLVAHNLGATDAGVETIKIADINESSSNVSFTGKAVSVFEPKEFSRDDGTTGRVGNIIVADETGSIRVTLWDDLADLLKTGDISTGKSYNISGYAKEGYSGIEVNIGRGGGISESEENVKANINLSGISDIKDGDSDVNVVGMVLDVSDVRTFQKRDGSEGRVRNITIGDETGKIRITLWDGRTELADKLETGDTVEIINGYARLNNYSQEVEIQVGNHSSLRKTDREVEFKEDYTPIADIIPGQPYSIKGAVSGMGDLKEFTRSNGSEGKVSNIYVSDETGRIRIALWDEKAELVDKVDIDTPIKIIDAFAKSGFNEEVELNAGGRSKVIVD; encoded by the coding sequence ATGGACGATATCGATACAGTATATGAAAAACTGGAAGGCATAATTTCCAGGGAAGAATTTGAAGCAAAGGTAGAAGAGAAAATAGAGGAGATGCATAACCTCTGTGATGTCCAGACAGCCGCCCTGCTGGTAGCACATAACCTCGGTGCTACGGATGCGGGCGTTGAAACGATTAAGATTGCGGATATAAATGAGTCATCATCCAACGTGAGTTTCACAGGAAAAGCTGTTTCTGTTTTTGAACCAAAGGAATTCAGCCGTGACGATGGCACCACCGGCAGGGTTGGAAATATTATAGTGGCGGATGAAACAGGTTCGATCAGGGTAACTCTCTGGGATGACCTTGCAGACCTTTTAAAAACCGGGGATATCAGTACTGGTAAGAGTTACAATATCAGTGGTTACGCCAAAGAAGGTTATTCAGGAATTGAAGTTAATATCGGGAGAGGAGGAGGCATTTCTGAAAGTGAGGAAAATGTCAAGGCAAATATTAACCTCTCCGGTATATCGGACATAAAGGACGGGGATTCTGATGTAAATGTTGTTGGGATGGTCCTGGATGTATCGGATGTCCGCACTTTCCAGAAACGTGATGGTTCTGAAGGTAGGGTGCGCAACATTACAATCGGGGATGAAACCGGTAAGATCCGGATAACCCTGTGGGACGGACGTACTGAACTTGCAGATAAACTTGAAACCGGGGATACCGTGGAAATAATTAATGGTTACGCCCGGCTTAACAACTACAGCCAGGAAGTAGAGATACAGGTGGGCAACCACAGCAGTCTGCGCAAAACTGACAGGGAAGTGGAGTTTAAAGAAGATTATACTCCAATTGCTGACATAATCCCCGGCCAGCCCTACTCAATCAAAGGAGCAGTATCCGGTATGGGAGACCTCAAGGAATTTACCCGCAGCAATGGCAGTGAAGGAAAGGTTTCCAATATATATGTCTCCGATGAAACGGGCAGGATCAGGATTGCGCTCTGGGATGAAAAGGCTGAACTCGTGGACAAAGTCGATATCGATACACCGATCAAGATCATCGACGCTTTTGCTAAATCCGGTTTCAATGAAGAAGTGGAACTCAACGCCGGGGGACGGAGTAAAGTAATAGTTGACTGA
- a CDS encoding formate--phosphoribosylaminoimidazolecarboxamide ligase, which translates to MITKKQISDILKDYNTDDLAIATVCSHSSLQIFHGARKEGLKTIGICIGEPPRFYNAYPLAKPDEFISVDSYKNIPDIAPLLRQKNAIIIPHGSFVEYMGADKFLDLEVPTFGNRAVLNWESDRTKEREWLEGAGIHMPRLVEPEDIHGPVMVKYHGAKGGRGFFIAKNYEEFLENIDESEKYTVQEFIVGTRYYLHFFYSPLRQEGYRLSNGTLEMLSMDRRVESNADEIFRLGSPKELEEANVQPTYVVTGNVPLVARESLMPKIFSLGEQVVEESLKLFGGMIGSFCLETVFTDQLEIKVFEISARIVAGTNIYTNGSPYSDFIEEGLSTGKRISQEVKLAAEQEQLEVILS; encoded by the coding sequence ATGATCACGAAAAAGCAAATCTCCGACATCCTGAAAGACTACAATACCGATGACCTGGCGATTGCAACGGTATGTTCTCATTCTAGCCTCCAGATATTCCATGGAGCCAGGAAAGAGGGGTTAAAAACAATCGGAATTTGCATAGGTGAACCTCCGCGCTTTTATAATGCTTATCCTCTGGCCAAACCTGACGAGTTCATATCTGTTGACAGTTACAAGAATATCCCTGATATCGCCCCCCTTTTAAGACAGAAAAACGCCATAATAATACCTCATGGTTCCTTTGTGGAATACATGGGTGCAGATAAATTCCTTGATCTTGAAGTACCCACCTTTGGTAACCGTGCTGTACTCAATTGGGAATCAGACCGCACAAAAGAGCGGGAATGGCTGGAGGGAGCAGGAATTCACATGCCCCGGCTTGTAGAACCCGAGGATATCCACGGCCCTGTTATGGTGAAATATCATGGTGCCAAAGGAGGACGCGGTTTCTTCATTGCCAAGAACTATGAGGAATTTCTGGAAAATATAGATGAAAGTGAGAAGTACACCGTCCAGGAATTCATTGTAGGGACGCGTTATTACCTGCACTTCTTCTATTCACCGCTCAGGCAAGAAGGATACAGGCTCAGTAACGGAACGCTTGAAATGCTGAGTATGGACAGGCGTGTCGAATCCAATGCCGATGAGATATTCCGTCTTGGTTCTCCTAAAGAACTCGAGGAGGCAAACGTACAGCCTACCTATGTTGTTACCGGCAACGTTCCCCTGGTAGCCAGGGAATCCCTGATGCCCAAGATATTTTCCCTCGGGGAACAGGTTGTAGAGGAATCCCTCAAACTGTTTGGCGGCATGATAGGATCCTTCTGCCTGGAAACGGTTTTTACAGACCAGCTTGAGATCAAGGTCTTCGAGATTTCAGCCAGGATCGTAGCAGGGACCAATATATACACCAATGGTTCCCCCTACTCTGATTTCATAGAGGAAGGATTATCCACAGGCAAACGTATTTCCCAGGAAGTCAAGCTTGCAGCAGAGCAGGAACAGCTGGAAGTAATCCTTTCCTGA
- a CDS encoding CBS domain-containing protein: MIVQEHNSKDSAYGGIESQIPVGDLMSHNIVSLDATCNIFEVAREMMAKGTGSIIISRENKPIGIITERDIVGKVVKQDLTPSSVPATEIMSSPIIMVEASTNVIEASRLMVKSNIRRLAVNKGEDIVGIITDRDILTISPGLNTILENLIEMNRETGIPEESYLERGICQRCGSYVDELTSVNGLALCEDCKEEEGYYD; encoded by the coding sequence ATGATCGTGCAGGAGCATAACAGCAAAGACTCGGCTTATGGGGGAATCGAGAGTCAAATACCTGTTGGGGATCTTATGTCCCACAATATTGTGAGCTTAGATGCTACCTGCAACATTTTTGAGGTTGCCAGGGAAATGATGGCAAAAGGTACCGGCAGCATCATAATAAGCAGGGAAAATAAACCTATTGGCATAATCACAGAGCGTGATATTGTTGGCAAGGTGGTAAAGCAGGACCTAACACCCAGCTCTGTCCCGGCAACAGAAATCATGTCATCTCCAATTATAATGGTAGAAGCTTCTACTAACGTTATAGAAGCATCCAGGCTGATGGTAAAATCGAATATACGTAGGCTTGCAGTCAATAAGGGGGAAGATATTGTTGGTATTATTACAGATAGGGACATCCTTACAATTTCTCCGGGCCTCAACACTATTTTAGAGAACCTCATTGAAATGAACCGGGAAACAGGGATTCCTGAAGAGAGCTATCTGGAAAGAGGAATCTGCCAGCGTTGTGGTTCGTATGTGGATGAACTCACAAGCGTAAATGGGCTGGCCCTCTGTGAAGACTGCAAGGAAGAAGAAGGATACTACGACTGA